One segment of Ancylothrix sp. D3o DNA contains the following:
- a CDS encoding DUF928 domain-containing protein, translating into MNTKQSCQRLAMSVAAVVLGIAVYPGLTRPANATTQTASLNLNSINQQLISQTFQPPDRGAPPRTADGGSRGCGLVKPGQKGLTALTPGNSLPLTVSEKPTFFWYVPASTAVRLEFTLMDETDSQVIYTTKIPLPSKAGIVGFTLPKTNAPALKIGKMYHWYLAMVCDSNDRTGDTVVDGWIERTVQSASLTEQLNQANSLSEQAAVYADAGIWHEAVSTLAKLRQNQPENQELLNSWERLLRSVELERFAQEPVVDTIEISQE; encoded by the coding sequence ATGAACACAAAACAATCTTGCCAACGACTAGCCATGAGTGTAGCGGCGGTGGTGTTAGGAATCGCGGTTTATCCGGGGTTAACCAGACCGGCAAATGCTACAACACAAACAGCCAGCCTTAACCTGAATTCAATAAACCAACAATTAATCAGCCAAACCTTTCAACCGCCTGATCGCGGGGCCCCACCGAGAACAGCGGACGGAGGATCGAGAGGTTGTGGGTTAGTCAAACCAGGTCAAAAAGGATTAACCGCACTGACACCAGGAAATTCCTTACCCCTGACTGTCTCAGAGAAACCGACATTTTTTTGGTATGTGCCAGCTTCAACGGCTGTCAGACTAGAATTCACCTTAATGGATGAAACAGACTCCCAGGTAATTTACACAACAAAAATCCCGCTTCCTTCAAAAGCCGGCATTGTGGGTTTCACTCTGCCCAAAACCAACGCACCCGCACTAAAGATTGGAAAAATGTATCATTGGTATTTAGCAATGGTTTGCGATAGCAATGACCGAACAGGCGATACCGTTGTGGATGGGTGGATCGAAAGAACTGTTCAAAGCGCAAGCTTAACAGAACAACTAAACCAAGCAAATTCTTTAAGCGAACAAGCAGCAGTTTATGCAGATGCGGGTATTTGGCACGAAGCCGTTTCGACACTTGCCAAATTGCGCCAAAATCAGCCAGAAAATCAAGAATTGTTAAATAGCTGGGAAAGACTGCTCAGATCGGTTGAACTCGAACGATTTGCACAAGAACCCGTTGTGGATACTATCGAAATAAGTCAGGAGTAG